Proteins found in one Pempheris klunzingeri isolate RE-2024b chromosome 6, fPemKlu1.hap1, whole genome shotgun sequence genomic segment:
- the osbpl9 gene encoding oxysterol-binding protein-related protein 9 isoform X4 has translation MAFLHIPMRSSLAGRKALTNSGHTRSMRRSKSRAAEAETGFVPSVQDFDKKLAEADAYLQILIDQLKLFDEKIKDCKEDESRRKIENLKETTCSMVESIKHCIVLLQIAKDQSNEQQHANGLISTINPVDGIYQPPLDTPVDNTTMPTQTTLRTEASQVCKSDHRPSTLPVGPVVTVMGSLQTPTPNSTGSGPSGPSSGVASPAHIPLPSHSVPDFSYSSSEDEFYDADEFYQSSTSPKHCIDPSGPPAASPLTNEDTALKRPDTTESLNSSMSNGTTDADPFDSHDDRDDDGEGESVEEHKSVIMHLLSQVRLGMDLTKVVLPTFILERRSLLEMYADFFAHPDLFVSIAEQPEPRERMVNVVKWYLSAFHAGRKGSVAKKPYNPILGEVFYCHWDLPDETEEPSPHTETASDGPVPWSSPNSVRFVAEQVSHHPPISAFYAECLNKKIQFNAHIWTKSKFLGMSIGVHNIGQGCVSCLEHDEHYILTFPNGYGRSILTVPWVELGGECNISCSKSGYSANIVFHTKPFYGGKKHRITAEIFSPNDKKSFCSIEGEWNGVMYAKWATGENTVFIDTKKMGIIKKKVRKLEDQLEYESRRLWRDVTLNLKLKDIDSATEAKHRLEEKQRAEARERKENEQQWETRLFHEDGECWVYDEPLLKRLVSQRH, from the exons ATGGCTTTTCTTCACATTCCTATGAGATCGTCTTTAGCAGGAAGAAAAGCCCTCACAAACTCAGGACACACCAGGAGTATGCGACGCAGCAAATCCAGAGCAGCG gaggctgagacaggatTTGTTCCGAGTGTTCAAGACTTTGATAAAAAGCTAGCTGAAGCTGACGCCTACCTACAGATCCTGATTGACCAGTTAAAG CTgtttgatgagaagatcaaGGACTGCAAAGAGGATGAATCACGCAGA AAAATTGAAAATTTGAAAGAGACTACTTGT aGCATGGTAGAGTCCATCAAGCACTGTATTGTACTGCTGCAGATCGCCaag GACCAAAGTAACGAACAGCAACACGCAAACGGACTTATA AGCACCATCAACCCAGTGGATGGGATCTACCAACCCCCTCTGGACACTCCTGTAGACAACACCACGATGCCAACACAGACCACACTACGCACAG AAGCTTCTCAGGTGTGTAAATCAGACCATCGACCCTCCACATTACCCGTTGGTCCCGTCGTCACAGTGATGGGCAGTCTGCAGACCCCAACTCCCAACAGCACAG GGAGTGGCCCGTCAGGCCCCAGCAGTGGCGTCGCCTCGCCAGCTCACATCCCCCTCCCCTCGCACTCGGTGCCAGACTTCTCCTACTCGTCCAGCGAGGACGAGTTCTACGATGCGGATGAGTTCTACCAGAGCAGCACTTCCCCCAAACACTGCATAGA TCCCTCGGGGCCTCCAGCCGCCTCGCCCCTCACTAATGAAGACACAGCGTTGAAACGACCAGACACCACTGAGTCCCTCAACTCTTCCATGTCCAACGGCACCACTGATGCAG ATCCGTTTGACAGCCACGATGACCGTGATGATGATGGCGAGGGCGAGTCCGTGGAGGAGCACAAAAGCGTCATCATGCATCTTCTCTCCCAAGTTCGTTTGGGCATGGACCTAACAAAG GTGGTCCTGCCTACCTTCATCCTAGAGAGGAGATCTTTGTTAGAAATGTATGCAGACTTCTTTGCACACCCCGACTTATTTGTAAG TATCGCTGAGCAGCCTGAGCCCCGGGAGCGCATGGTAAATGTGGTTAAGTGGTACCTGTCAGCTTTCCATGCGGGGAGGAAAGGCTCAGTGGCCAAGAAACCTTACAACCCAATCCTGGGAGAAGTCTTCTACTGCCACTGGGATCTGCCCGATGAGACAGAGGAGCCCTCTCCACACACG GAGACGGCATCAGACGGTCCAGTTCCCTGGTCTTCACCCAATAGTGTGCGGTTTGTGGCAGAGCAGGTCTCTCACCACCCACCCA ttTCTGCATTCTACGCAGAGTGTTTAAATAAGAAGATCCAGTTCAACGCTCATATCTGGACCAAGTCTAAGTTCTTAGGCATGTCCATAGGTGTCCACAATATTGGCCAAG GCTGCGTGTCATGTTTGGAGCATGATGAACATTACATCCTCACCTTCCCTAACGGATATGGCAG GTCCATTCTGACTGTGCCGTGGGTGGAGCTGGGTGGGGAGTGCAACATCTCCTGCTCCAAGTCGGGCTACAGCGCCAACATCGTCTTCCACACCAAACCCTTCTACGGAGGAAAGAAGCACAGGATCACGGCTGAGATTTT TTCACCTAATGATAAGAAGTCTTTCTGCTCCATTGAAGGAGAATGGAACGGGGTGATGTATGCCAAGTGGGCAACTGGA gaGAACACAGTGTTCATAGACACTAAGAAGATGGGCATCATTAAGAAGAAAGTGAGAAAGCTGGAAGACCAGCTCGAATACGAGTCCCGAAG ATTGTGGAGAGATGTGACGTTGAACCTGAAGCTGAAAGACATTGATTCAGCAACAGAAGCCAAACACCggctggaggagaaacagagagccgaggccagagagaggaaggagaacgAGCAGCAGTGGGAGACCAGG ctaTTCCACGAGGATGGGGAGTGCTGGGTCTATGATGAGCCTCTATTAAAGAGATTAGTCTCTCAGAGGCACTGA
- the osbpl9 gene encoding oxysterol-binding protein-related protein 9 isoform X2, with amino-acid sequence MAFLHIPMRSSLAGRKALTNSGHTRSMRRSKSRAAVASGTEAETGFVPSVQDFDKKLAEADAYLQILIDQLKLFDEKIKDCKEDESRRKIENLKETTCSMVESIKHCIVLLQIAKDQSNEQQHANGLISTINPVDGIYQPPLDTPVDNTTMPTQTTLRTEASQVCKSDHRPSTLPVGPVVTVMGSLQTPTPNSTGSGPSGPSSGVASPAHIPLPSHSVPDFSYSSSEDEFYDADEFYQSSTSPKHCIDPSGPPAASPLTNEDTALKRPDTTESLNSSMSNGTTDADPFDSHDDRDDDGEGESVEEHKSVIMHLLSQVRLGMDLTKVVLPTFILERRSLLEMYADFFAHPDLFVSIAEQPEPRERMVNVVKWYLSAFHAGRKGSVAKKPYNPILGEVFYCHWDLPDETEEPSPHTETASDGPVPWSSPNSVRFVAEQVSHHPPISAFYAECLNKKIQFNAHIWTKSKFLGMSIGVHNIGQGCVSCLEHDEHYILTFPNGYGRSILTVPWVELGGECNISCSKSGYSANIVFHTKPFYGGKKHRITAEIFSPNDKKSFCSIEGEWNGVMYAKWATGENTVFIDTKKMGIIKKKVRKLEDQLEYESRRLWRDVTLNLKLKDIDSATEAKHRLEEKQRAEARERKENEQQWETRLFHEDGECWVYDEPLLKRLVSQRH; translated from the exons ATGGCTTTTCTTCACATTCCTATGAGATCGTCTTTAGCAGGAAGAAAAGCCCTCACAAACTCAGGACACACCAGGAGTATGCGACGCAGCAAATCCAGAGCAGCGGTAGCATCCGGCACG gaggctgagacaggatTTGTTCCGAGTGTTCAAGACTTTGATAAAAAGCTAGCTGAAGCTGACGCCTACCTACAGATCCTGATTGACCAGTTAAAG CTgtttgatgagaagatcaaGGACTGCAAAGAGGATGAATCACGCAGA AAAATTGAAAATTTGAAAGAGACTACTTGT aGCATGGTAGAGTCCATCAAGCACTGTATTGTACTGCTGCAGATCGCCaag GACCAAAGTAACGAACAGCAACACGCAAACGGACTTATA AGCACCATCAACCCAGTGGATGGGATCTACCAACCCCCTCTGGACACTCCTGTAGACAACACCACGATGCCAACACAGACCACACTACGCACAG AAGCTTCTCAGGTGTGTAAATCAGACCATCGACCCTCCACATTACCCGTTGGTCCCGTCGTCACAGTGATGGGCAGTCTGCAGACCCCAACTCCCAACAGCACAG GGAGTGGCCCGTCAGGCCCCAGCAGTGGCGTCGCCTCGCCAGCTCACATCCCCCTCCCCTCGCACTCGGTGCCAGACTTCTCCTACTCGTCCAGCGAGGACGAGTTCTACGATGCGGATGAGTTCTACCAGAGCAGCACTTCCCCCAAACACTGCATAGA TCCCTCGGGGCCTCCAGCCGCCTCGCCCCTCACTAATGAAGACACAGCGTTGAAACGACCAGACACCACTGAGTCCCTCAACTCTTCCATGTCCAACGGCACCACTGATGCAG ATCCGTTTGACAGCCACGATGACCGTGATGATGATGGCGAGGGCGAGTCCGTGGAGGAGCACAAAAGCGTCATCATGCATCTTCTCTCCCAAGTTCGTTTGGGCATGGACCTAACAAAG GTGGTCCTGCCTACCTTCATCCTAGAGAGGAGATCTTTGTTAGAAATGTATGCAGACTTCTTTGCACACCCCGACTTATTTGTAAG TATCGCTGAGCAGCCTGAGCCCCGGGAGCGCATGGTAAATGTGGTTAAGTGGTACCTGTCAGCTTTCCATGCGGGGAGGAAAGGCTCAGTGGCCAAGAAACCTTACAACCCAATCCTGGGAGAAGTCTTCTACTGCCACTGGGATCTGCCCGATGAGACAGAGGAGCCCTCTCCACACACG GAGACGGCATCAGACGGTCCAGTTCCCTGGTCTTCACCCAATAGTGTGCGGTTTGTGGCAGAGCAGGTCTCTCACCACCCACCCA ttTCTGCATTCTACGCAGAGTGTTTAAATAAGAAGATCCAGTTCAACGCTCATATCTGGACCAAGTCTAAGTTCTTAGGCATGTCCATAGGTGTCCACAATATTGGCCAAG GCTGCGTGTCATGTTTGGAGCATGATGAACATTACATCCTCACCTTCCCTAACGGATATGGCAG GTCCATTCTGACTGTGCCGTGGGTGGAGCTGGGTGGGGAGTGCAACATCTCCTGCTCCAAGTCGGGCTACAGCGCCAACATCGTCTTCCACACCAAACCCTTCTACGGAGGAAAGAAGCACAGGATCACGGCTGAGATTTT TTCACCTAATGATAAGAAGTCTTTCTGCTCCATTGAAGGAGAATGGAACGGGGTGATGTATGCCAAGTGGGCAACTGGA gaGAACACAGTGTTCATAGACACTAAGAAGATGGGCATCATTAAGAAGAAAGTGAGAAAGCTGGAAGACCAGCTCGAATACGAGTCCCGAAG ATTGTGGAGAGATGTGACGTTGAACCTGAAGCTGAAAGACATTGATTCAGCAACAGAAGCCAAACACCggctggaggagaaacagagagccgaggccagagagaggaaggagaacgAGCAGCAGTGGGAGACCAGG ctaTTCCACGAGGATGGGGAGTGCTGGGTCTATGATGAGCCTCTATTAAAGAGATTAGTCTCTCAGAGGCACTGA
- the osbpl9 gene encoding oxysterol-binding protein-related protein 9 isoform X3 codes for MKNDSYAGYSLPARDADEREKWIHALEGTILRHTLQLREAETGFVPSVQDFDKKLAEADAYLQILIDQLKLFDEKIKDCKEDESRRKIENLKETTCSMVESIKHCIVLLQIAKDQSNEQQHANGLISTINPVDGIYQPPLDTPVDNTTMPTQTTLRTEASQVCKSDHRPSTLPVGPVVTVMGSLQTPTPNSTGSGPSGPSSGVASPAHIPLPSHSVPDFSYSSSEDEFYDADEFYQSSTSPKHCIDPSGPPAASPLTNEDTALKRPDTTESLNSSMSNGTTDADPFDSHDDRDDDGEGESVEEHKSVIMHLLSQVRLGMDLTKVVLPTFILERRSLLEMYADFFAHPDLFVSIAEQPEPRERMVNVVKWYLSAFHAGRKGSVAKKPYNPILGEVFYCHWDLPDETEEPSPHTETASDGPVPWSSPNSVRFVAEQVSHHPPISAFYAECLNKKIQFNAHIWTKSKFLGMSIGVHNIGQGCVSCLEHDEHYILTFPNGYGRSILTVPWVELGGECNISCSKSGYSANIVFHTKPFYGGKKHRITAEIFSPNDKKSFCSIEGEWNGVMYAKWATGENTVFIDTKKMGIIKKKVRKLEDQLEYESRRLWRDVTLNLKLKDIDSATEAKHRLEEKQRAEARERKENEQQWETRLFHEDGECWVYDEPLLKRLVSQRH; via the exons CCCGAGATGCAGACGAGCGAGAGAAGTGGATCCACGCCTTAGAGGGAACTATCCTCCGTCACACCCTCCAACTCCGG gaggctgagacaggatTTGTTCCGAGTGTTCAAGACTTTGATAAAAAGCTAGCTGAAGCTGACGCCTACCTACAGATCCTGATTGACCAGTTAAAG CTgtttgatgagaagatcaaGGACTGCAAAGAGGATGAATCACGCAGA AAAATTGAAAATTTGAAAGAGACTACTTGT aGCATGGTAGAGTCCATCAAGCACTGTATTGTACTGCTGCAGATCGCCaag GACCAAAGTAACGAACAGCAACACGCAAACGGACTTATA AGCACCATCAACCCAGTGGATGGGATCTACCAACCCCCTCTGGACACTCCTGTAGACAACACCACGATGCCAACACAGACCACACTACGCACAG AAGCTTCTCAGGTGTGTAAATCAGACCATCGACCCTCCACATTACCCGTTGGTCCCGTCGTCACAGTGATGGGCAGTCTGCAGACCCCAACTCCCAACAGCACAG GGAGTGGCCCGTCAGGCCCCAGCAGTGGCGTCGCCTCGCCAGCTCACATCCCCCTCCCCTCGCACTCGGTGCCAGACTTCTCCTACTCGTCCAGCGAGGACGAGTTCTACGATGCGGATGAGTTCTACCAGAGCAGCACTTCCCCCAAACACTGCATAGA TCCCTCGGGGCCTCCAGCCGCCTCGCCCCTCACTAATGAAGACACAGCGTTGAAACGACCAGACACCACTGAGTCCCTCAACTCTTCCATGTCCAACGGCACCACTGATGCAG ATCCGTTTGACAGCCACGATGACCGTGATGATGATGGCGAGGGCGAGTCCGTGGAGGAGCACAAAAGCGTCATCATGCATCTTCTCTCCCAAGTTCGTTTGGGCATGGACCTAACAAAG GTGGTCCTGCCTACCTTCATCCTAGAGAGGAGATCTTTGTTAGAAATGTATGCAGACTTCTTTGCACACCCCGACTTATTTGTAAG TATCGCTGAGCAGCCTGAGCCCCGGGAGCGCATGGTAAATGTGGTTAAGTGGTACCTGTCAGCTTTCCATGCGGGGAGGAAAGGCTCAGTGGCCAAGAAACCTTACAACCCAATCCTGGGAGAAGTCTTCTACTGCCACTGGGATCTGCCCGATGAGACAGAGGAGCCCTCTCCACACACG GAGACGGCATCAGACGGTCCAGTTCCCTGGTCTTCACCCAATAGTGTGCGGTTTGTGGCAGAGCAGGTCTCTCACCACCCACCCA ttTCTGCATTCTACGCAGAGTGTTTAAATAAGAAGATCCAGTTCAACGCTCATATCTGGACCAAGTCTAAGTTCTTAGGCATGTCCATAGGTGTCCACAATATTGGCCAAG GCTGCGTGTCATGTTTGGAGCATGATGAACATTACATCCTCACCTTCCCTAACGGATATGGCAG GTCCATTCTGACTGTGCCGTGGGTGGAGCTGGGTGGGGAGTGCAACATCTCCTGCTCCAAGTCGGGCTACAGCGCCAACATCGTCTTCCACACCAAACCCTTCTACGGAGGAAAGAAGCACAGGATCACGGCTGAGATTTT TTCACCTAATGATAAGAAGTCTTTCTGCTCCATTGAAGGAGAATGGAACGGGGTGATGTATGCCAAGTGGGCAACTGGA gaGAACACAGTGTTCATAGACACTAAGAAGATGGGCATCATTAAGAAGAAAGTGAGAAAGCTGGAAGACCAGCTCGAATACGAGTCCCGAAG ATTGTGGAGAGATGTGACGTTGAACCTGAAGCTGAAAGACATTGATTCAGCAACAGAAGCCAAACACCggctggaggagaaacagagagccgaggccagagagaggaaggagaacgAGCAGCAGTGGGAGACCAGG ctaTTCCACGAGGATGGGGAGTGCTGGGTCTATGATGAGCCTCTATTAAAGAGATTAGTCTCTCAGAGGCACTGA
- the osbpl9 gene encoding oxysterol-binding protein-related protein 9 isoform X5, with protein sequence MSIGARHPEAETGFVPSVQDFDKKLAEADAYLQILIDQLKLFDEKIKDCKEDESRRKIENLKETTCSMVESIKHCIVLLQIAKDQSNEQQHANGLISTINPVDGIYQPPLDTPVDNTTMPTQTTLRTEASQVCKSDHRPSTLPVGPVVTVMGSLQTPTPNSTGSGPSGPSSGVASPAHIPLPSHSVPDFSYSSSEDEFYDADEFYQSSTSPKHCIDPSGPPAASPLTNEDTALKRPDTTESLNSSMSNGTTDADPFDSHDDRDDDGEGESVEEHKSVIMHLLSQVRLGMDLTKVVLPTFILERRSLLEMYADFFAHPDLFVSIAEQPEPRERMVNVVKWYLSAFHAGRKGSVAKKPYNPILGEVFYCHWDLPDETEEPSPHTETASDGPVPWSSPNSVRFVAEQVSHHPPISAFYAECLNKKIQFNAHIWTKSKFLGMSIGVHNIGQGCVSCLEHDEHYILTFPNGYGRSILTVPWVELGGECNISCSKSGYSANIVFHTKPFYGGKKHRITAEIFSPNDKKSFCSIEGEWNGVMYAKWATGENTVFIDTKKMGIIKKKVRKLEDQLEYESRRLWRDVTLNLKLKDIDSATEAKHRLEEKQRAEARERKENEQQWETRLFHEDGECWVYDEPLLKRLVSQRH encoded by the exons ATGTCCATTGGAGCAAGGCACCCA gaggctgagacaggatTTGTTCCGAGTGTTCAAGACTTTGATAAAAAGCTAGCTGAAGCTGACGCCTACCTACAGATCCTGATTGACCAGTTAAAG CTgtttgatgagaagatcaaGGACTGCAAAGAGGATGAATCACGCAGA AAAATTGAAAATTTGAAAGAGACTACTTGT aGCATGGTAGAGTCCATCAAGCACTGTATTGTACTGCTGCAGATCGCCaag GACCAAAGTAACGAACAGCAACACGCAAACGGACTTATA AGCACCATCAACCCAGTGGATGGGATCTACCAACCCCCTCTGGACACTCCTGTAGACAACACCACGATGCCAACACAGACCACACTACGCACAG AAGCTTCTCAGGTGTGTAAATCAGACCATCGACCCTCCACATTACCCGTTGGTCCCGTCGTCACAGTGATGGGCAGTCTGCAGACCCCAACTCCCAACAGCACAG GGAGTGGCCCGTCAGGCCCCAGCAGTGGCGTCGCCTCGCCAGCTCACATCCCCCTCCCCTCGCACTCGGTGCCAGACTTCTCCTACTCGTCCAGCGAGGACGAGTTCTACGATGCGGATGAGTTCTACCAGAGCAGCACTTCCCCCAAACACTGCATAGA TCCCTCGGGGCCTCCAGCCGCCTCGCCCCTCACTAATGAAGACACAGCGTTGAAACGACCAGACACCACTGAGTCCCTCAACTCTTCCATGTCCAACGGCACCACTGATGCAG ATCCGTTTGACAGCCACGATGACCGTGATGATGATGGCGAGGGCGAGTCCGTGGAGGAGCACAAAAGCGTCATCATGCATCTTCTCTCCCAAGTTCGTTTGGGCATGGACCTAACAAAG GTGGTCCTGCCTACCTTCATCCTAGAGAGGAGATCTTTGTTAGAAATGTATGCAGACTTCTTTGCACACCCCGACTTATTTGTAAG TATCGCTGAGCAGCCTGAGCCCCGGGAGCGCATGGTAAATGTGGTTAAGTGGTACCTGTCAGCTTTCCATGCGGGGAGGAAAGGCTCAGTGGCCAAGAAACCTTACAACCCAATCCTGGGAGAAGTCTTCTACTGCCACTGGGATCTGCCCGATGAGACAGAGGAGCCCTCTCCACACACG GAGACGGCATCAGACGGTCCAGTTCCCTGGTCTTCACCCAATAGTGTGCGGTTTGTGGCAGAGCAGGTCTCTCACCACCCACCCA ttTCTGCATTCTACGCAGAGTGTTTAAATAAGAAGATCCAGTTCAACGCTCATATCTGGACCAAGTCTAAGTTCTTAGGCATGTCCATAGGTGTCCACAATATTGGCCAAG GCTGCGTGTCATGTTTGGAGCATGATGAACATTACATCCTCACCTTCCCTAACGGATATGGCAG GTCCATTCTGACTGTGCCGTGGGTGGAGCTGGGTGGGGAGTGCAACATCTCCTGCTCCAAGTCGGGCTACAGCGCCAACATCGTCTTCCACACCAAACCCTTCTACGGAGGAAAGAAGCACAGGATCACGGCTGAGATTTT TTCACCTAATGATAAGAAGTCTTTCTGCTCCATTGAAGGAGAATGGAACGGGGTGATGTATGCCAAGTGGGCAACTGGA gaGAACACAGTGTTCATAGACACTAAGAAGATGGGCATCATTAAGAAGAAAGTGAGAAAGCTGGAAGACCAGCTCGAATACGAGTCCCGAAG ATTGTGGAGAGATGTGACGTTGAACCTGAAGCTGAAAGACATTGATTCAGCAACAGAAGCCAAACACCggctggaggagaaacagagagccgaggccagagagaggaaggagaacgAGCAGCAGTGGGAGACCAGG ctaTTCCACGAGGATGGGGAGTGCTGGGTCTATGATGAGCCTCTATTAAAGAGATTAGTCTCTCAGAGGCACTGA